A single region of the Nicotiana sylvestris chromosome 6, ASM39365v2, whole genome shotgun sequence genome encodes:
- the LOC104242496 gene encoding grpE protein homolog 2, mitochondrial-like isoform X1 gives MLVSRISSRFPRAILNQCRSSVLLYSREQQRKQHVPVLASQFHSLRDFKEKVSLFHESALQRFGISSSASPQPNKKETSQSQSDPGSTKVKGDCEASVSADSQVQDEKDESGSDMASNNNMNENVKRRRRRTKQTVSSDSDSDLDTEDLSRDDLVKLVAEKEELLKIKDDEFQKMQDKVLRTYAEMENVTNRTKREAENSKKFAIQNFVKALLDVSDNLGRASSVVKESFSKIDESKDTAGAVPLLKTLLEGVEITDKQLAEVFKKFGVGKYDPTNEQFDPNKHNAIFQVPDPKKAPGMVAVCLKSGYTLHERIIRPAEVGVTVAVESTQADQSTES, from the exons ATGTTGGTGAGCAGAATTTCATCTCGGTTCCCGAGAGCCATATTAAATCAGTGCCGCAGCTCGGTGCTCCTTTATTCTCGAGAACAGCAACGGAAACAGCACGTTCCCGTTCTTGCATCTCAGTTCCACTCACTTCGTGATTTTAAAGAAAAG GTATCTCTATTCCATGAATCTGCCTTGCAACGATTTGGAATTTCATCCTCTGCATCTCCCCAACCTAATAAAAAAGAGACATCTCAGTCTCAAAGTGACCCAGGAAGCACAAAAGTGAAGGGAGATTGTGAAGCTTCAGTTTCTGCTGATTCTCAGGTTCAAGATGAGAAGGATGAATCAGGTTCTGATATGGCATCCAATAATAACATGAATGAAAATGTCAAACGAAGGAGAAGACGTACTAAACAAACTGTGTCTTCTGATTCTGATTCTGATTTGGATACAGAGGACCTTTCTAGGGATGACTTGGTGAAACTTGTGGCTGAGAAGGAAGAACTCCTAAAGATTAAAGATGATGAGTTTCAGAAAATGCAGGACAAAGTTCTTCGCACTTATGCAGAGATGGAGAATGTCACGAACAGAACTAAACGGGAAGCAGAAAACTCCAAGAAGTTTGCCATTCAA AATTTCGTGAAAGCGCTTCTAGATGTTTCTGATAATTTGGGTCGGGCTTCTTCTGTTGTAAAAGAGAGCTTCTCCAAAATTGATGAATCTAAGGATACTGCAGGAGCTGTGCCACTTCTGAAAACACTACTGGAAGGTGTTGAAATAACTGATAAACAGCTTGCCGAG GTATTCAAAAAATTTGGTGTCGGAAAGTATGATCCTACAAATGAACAATTTGATCCAAATAAGCATAATGCAATATTCCAAGTACCCGATCCTAAGAAGGCTCCTGGCATGGTAGCAGTTTGTCTCAAG TCGGGGTACACCTTACATGAGCGAATCATTCGGCCAGCTGAAGTTGGTGTGACAGTAGCAGTGGAGAGTACACAGGCGGATCAAAGCACTGAATCTTAA
- the LOC104242496 gene encoding grpE protein homolog 2, mitochondrial-like isoform X2, with amino-acid sequence MLVSRISSRFPRAILNQCRSSVLLYSREQQRKQHVPVLASQFHSLRDFKEKVSLFHESALQRFGISSSASPQPNKKETSQSQSDPGSTKVKGDCEASVSADSQVQDEKDESEDLSRDDLVKLVAEKEELLKIKDDEFQKMQDKVLRTYAEMENVTNRTKREAENSKKFAIQNFVKALLDVSDNLGRASSVVKESFSKIDESKDTAGAVPLLKTLLEGVEITDKQLAEVFKKFGVGKYDPTNEQFDPNKHNAIFQVPDPKKAPGMVAVCLKSGYTLHERIIRPAEVGVTVAVESTQADQSTES; translated from the exons ATGTTGGTGAGCAGAATTTCATCTCGGTTCCCGAGAGCCATATTAAATCAGTGCCGCAGCTCGGTGCTCCTTTATTCTCGAGAACAGCAACGGAAACAGCACGTTCCCGTTCTTGCATCTCAGTTCCACTCACTTCGTGATTTTAAAGAAAAG GTATCTCTATTCCATGAATCTGCCTTGCAACGATTTGGAATTTCATCCTCTGCATCTCCCCAACCTAATAAAAAAGAGACATCTCAGTCTCAAAGTGACCCAGGAAGCACAAAAGTGAAGGGAGATTGTGAAGCTTCAGTTTCTGCTGATTCTCAGGTTCAAGATGAGAAGGATGAATCAG AGGACCTTTCTAGGGATGACTTGGTGAAACTTGTGGCTGAGAAGGAAGAACTCCTAAAGATTAAAGATGATGAGTTTCAGAAAATGCAGGACAAAGTTCTTCGCACTTATGCAGAGATGGAGAATGTCACGAACAGAACTAAACGGGAAGCAGAAAACTCCAAGAAGTTTGCCATTCAA AATTTCGTGAAAGCGCTTCTAGATGTTTCTGATAATTTGGGTCGGGCTTCTTCTGTTGTAAAAGAGAGCTTCTCCAAAATTGATGAATCTAAGGATACTGCAGGAGCTGTGCCACTTCTGAAAACACTACTGGAAGGTGTTGAAATAACTGATAAACAGCTTGCCGAG GTATTCAAAAAATTTGGTGTCGGAAAGTATGATCCTACAAATGAACAATTTGATCCAAATAAGCATAATGCAATATTCCAAGTACCCGATCCTAAGAAGGCTCCTGGCATGGTAGCAGTTTGTCTCAAG TCGGGGTACACCTTACATGAGCGAATCATTCGGCCAGCTGAAGTTGGTGTGACAGTAGCAGTGGAGAGTACACAGGCGGATCAAAGCACTGAATCTTAA
- the LOC104216808 gene encoding uncharacterized protein codes for MEGVGSRLGRASSRYGSAPVFSGPVRKWKKQWVTSQHNSRLRGNGNVINNVAGPKLMLCRWTPLSSFHSGDETPKRKFRYAPIVDLEEKKKEALDNEAKIRKRNQAITSSTSNDNILKKQSINDIFEEDFEELMTDQSICSESQLNFDLCFEGCD; via the exons ATGGAAGGAGTAGGGTCTAGACTCGGTCGGGCCTCGTCGAGGTACGGTTCAGCTCCAGTATTTAGCGGCCCAGTAAGAAAATGGAAGAAGCAGTGGGTCACTTCTCAGCACAACAGCCGCCTTCGTGGCAACGGCAATGTTATTAACAACGTCGCCGGTCCCAAACTCATGCTCTGCCGTTGGACTCCGCTCTCTTCCTTTCATTCCGGCGACGAAACTCCTAAACGGAAGTTCCGTTATGCACCA ATTGTTGacttagaagaaaagaaaaaggaagctCTTGATAATGAAGCTAAAATAAGGAAGCGAAATCAAGCTATCACAAGTTCAACATCAAACGATAACATCTTGAAGAAACAAAGCATCAATGATATCTTTGAGGAAGATTTTGAG GAGCTGATGACAGATCAATCCATTTGCAGTGAAAGCCAGCTAAATTTTGACTTGTGCTTCGAAGGCTGTGATTGA